One window of Curtobacterium sp. 458 genomic DNA carries:
- a CDS encoding zinc-dependent alcohol dehydrogenase, protein MRAVVWHGIGDIRLDEVPEPTIQHPEDAIVRITKSAICGTDLHFVRGTMAPMDAGTILGHEAVGVVTEVGDAVRGFSPGDRVVINSTISCGACRYCRMGKTAQCDVANPNGPQAGTSFFGGPQSTGPVNGLQAEYVRVPWARNTMHPLPENVSDEQAILLSDIFPTGWFGAELAGVTRGDVVVVFGAGIVGQFAAASAYKLGAARVIVVDGEETRLAAALEQHCEVVNYNTEDPVQAITALTNGIGADCVIDAVGIDAERPKHGPAAVDDQQAADFDDEVAQVAPDASAKGRGEEQQWKPGDGPSQAARWAVASVAKYGRIGIIGVYGPTAEHYPIGEAMNKNLTVRMGNCDHHSVTPPLIDMVAAGQFDPTALITEHEPIGSAIEAYEAFDRREPGWIKVELEATR, encoded by the coding sequence ATGCGCGCAGTCGTCTGGCACGGCATCGGGGACATCCGACTCGACGAGGTCCCGGAGCCCACCATCCAGCACCCCGAGGACGCGATCGTCCGCATCACCAAGAGCGCGATCTGCGGGACCGACCTGCACTTCGTCCGCGGCACGATGGCACCGATGGACGCGGGCACGATCCTCGGCCACGAAGCGGTGGGCGTCGTCACCGAGGTCGGCGACGCGGTCCGCGGCTTCAGCCCCGGTGACCGCGTGGTCATCAACTCCACGATCTCCTGTGGCGCCTGTCGGTACTGCCGGATGGGCAAGACGGCACAGTGCGACGTCGCGAACCCGAACGGACCGCAAGCAGGCACGAGCTTCTTCGGCGGTCCGCAGTCGACCGGCCCCGTCAACGGCCTGCAGGCCGAGTACGTGCGGGTGCCCTGGGCGCGCAACACCATGCACCCGCTGCCCGAGAACGTCAGCGACGAGCAGGCAATCCTGCTGTCCGACATCTTCCCGACCGGCTGGTTCGGCGCCGAACTCGCCGGTGTCACCCGCGGCGACGTCGTCGTCGTGTTCGGCGCGGGCATCGTCGGTCAGTTCGCCGCCGCCTCGGCGTACAAGCTCGGTGCTGCGCGGGTCATCGTCGTCGACGGCGAGGAGACCCGGCTCGCCGCGGCGCTCGAGCAGCACTGCGAGGTCGTCAACTACAACACCGAGGACCCCGTGCAGGCCATCACGGCCCTCACGAACGGGATCGGCGCGGACTGCGTGATCGACGCCGTCGGGATCGACGCCGAGCGGCCGAAGCACGGTCCGGCGGCGGTCGACGACCAGCAGGCGGCGGACTTCGACGACGAGGTGGCGCAGGTCGCGCCCGACGCCTCGGCGAAGGGGCGCGGCGAGGAGCAGCAGTGGAAGCCGGGCGACGGGCCGTCGCAGGCTGCGCGCTGGGCCGTCGCGTCGGTCGCGAAGTACGGCCGGATCGGCATCATCGGCGTCTACGGGCCGACCGCCGAGCACTACCCGATCGGCGAGGCGATGAACAAGAACCTCACCGTCCGGATGGGCAACTGCGACCACCACTCGGTGACGCCCCCGCTCATCGACATGGTCGCCGCGGGACAGTTCGACCCGACCGCACTGATCACCGAGCACGAGCCGATCGGGTCGGCGATCGAGGCCTACGAGGCGTTCGACCGGCGCGAGCCGGGCTGGATCAAGGTGGAGCTGGAGGCGACCCGATGA
- a CDS encoding DUF3140 domain-containing protein gives MSDDQKEIRDDFADAVNMTASELKKWLDTDESKEVGQKSDGGGESTGHESGRHIVRILEKKQGDYTEDDYAHMKKVVGYVARHSKQRPKGDVHDTKWRYSLMNWGNDPEKD, from the coding sequence ATGAGCGACGACCAGAAGGAGATCCGCGACGACTTCGCGGACGCCGTCAACATGACCGCCTCGGAGCTGAAGAAGTGGCTCGACACCGACGAGTCGAAGGAGGTCGGGCAGAAGTCCGACGGCGGCGGCGAGTCGACCGGGCACGAGAGCGGGCGGCACATCGTGCGGATCCTCGAGAAGAAGCAGGGTGACTACACCGAGGACGACTACGCCCACATGAAGAAGGTCGTCGGCTACGTCGCACGCCACTCGAAGCAGCGGCCGAAGGGCGACGTGCACGACACCAAGTGGCGGTACTCGCTCATGAACTGGGGCAACGACCCCGAGAAGGACTGA
- a CDS encoding HAMP domain-containing sensor histidine kinase: protein MSRAWSSADTVRRPAAPNERVPWWRSLRFRTAVAMTLLATTLVVGAGAVFARTAIDGATAQLRQQALTQLDETTATQAFGGNLPPRATDDPSALPAALRRALDAGGPVTYDDGDSMWAARRQSSGIIATRIDDTPVREQWANLQRTFVVAAVLAAAVAAVGSWIAAGRLTARLRRAAAAVDDTVAGRTPDEVTGDDEVAVLSRGLAETAAALARSLDHERAVTAEVAHDLRTPVTALVGAAELLPDGPDAARVRRVADRLRQLLDDLLDLSRAAHDAGAVHAVPRDLGSTVDELLRREGLDGRVERDAQPTDTVMVDPEHLARAVTNLVTNAERHGARPVVVRTEGTTLTVRDAGPGFPEELLRDGPRRFGALGSHAGAGIGLAIVLQHLAAFGAVLRLEDPGDGAAAVVELRAADPDARSGVSA from the coding sequence ATGAGCCGGGCGTGGTCCTCCGCGGACACGGTGCGTCGCCCCGCGGCCCCCAACGAGCGCGTCCCCTGGTGGCGCTCCCTCCGCTTCCGGACCGCCGTCGCCATGACCCTCCTCGCGACGACGCTCGTCGTCGGTGCCGGCGCGGTGTTCGCGCGGACCGCGATCGACGGGGCGACCGCGCAGCTCCGGCAGCAGGCGCTCACGCAGCTCGACGAGACGACGGCGACCCAGGCGTTCGGCGGCAACCTCCCGCCGCGCGCCACCGACGACCCCTCGGCGCTCCCGGCGGCACTCCGACGGGCGCTCGACGCCGGCGGTCCCGTCACCTACGACGACGGCGACTCGATGTGGGCGGCGCGTCGACAGAGCTCCGGCATCATCGCGACGCGGATCGACGACACCCCGGTCCGGGAGCAGTGGGCGAACCTGCAGCGAACCTTCGTCGTGGCCGCCGTCCTCGCCGCGGCCGTGGCGGCCGTCGGTTCCTGGATCGCCGCCGGACGACTCACCGCCCGACTCCGGCGGGCCGCGGCGGCGGTGGACGACACCGTCGCGGGACGCACGCCCGACGAGGTCACCGGGGACGACGAGGTCGCCGTGCTCTCCCGTGGGCTGGCGGAGACGGCCGCCGCCCTCGCGCGGAGCCTCGACCACGAGCGGGCGGTCACGGCCGAGGTGGCGCACGACCTCCGGACGCCCGTCACCGCCCTGGTCGGTGCCGCCGAGCTGCTGCCGGACGGCCCGGACGCCGCTCGGGTGCGACGGGTGGCCGACCGCCTCCGCCAGCTCCTCGACGACCTGCTCGACCTCTCACGCGCCGCGCACGACGCCGGTGCCGTGCACGCCGTCCCGCGCGACCTCGGGAGCACGGTCGACGAGCTGCTCCGACGCGAGGGGCTGGACGGCCGGGTGGAGCGCGACGCCCAGCCGACCGACACGGTGATGGTCGACCCGGAGCACCTCGCACGGGCGGTGACGAACCTCGTCACGAACGCCGAACGGCACGGCGCCCGACCGGTCGTCGTCCGCACCGAGGGCACCACGCTCACCGTCCGCGACGCCGGCCCCGGGTTCCCCGAGGAGCTGCTGCGCGACGGCCCGAGGCGCTTCGGTGCGCTGGGATCGCACGCCGGTGCCGGCATCGGGCTCGCCATCGTGCTGCAGCACCTCGCCGCGTTCGGGGCGGTACTCCGGCTCGAGGACCCGGGGGACGGAGCGGCGGCGGTCGTCGAGCTCCGGGCGGCCGACCCCGACGCACGGTCGGGTGTCAGCGCGTGA
- a CDS encoding SDR family oxidoreductase — protein MSTDDQAAPSDQYGWADPRTRYPDVSPEPQTQAEPGLQSEMTPVPDLGESTYRGTGRLAGRKALVTGGDSGIGAAVAIAFAREGADVAIAYLPEEQSDADHVVEQIEAAGRTAVAVPGDLRDRSYAGELVERAVEGLGGLDALVSVAGKQRWQPDLLDITDEQFEATFDVNVFGLFRLVKAALPHLQPGSTITTTASMEAYKPAPDRLDYAASKGAINNFSKGLSQLLVERGIRVNVVAPGPTWTVLQPSGGVDPSTLPEFGSSESPMGRAAQPAELAPAYVFLASQESSYVAGETLNVNGGMVTP, from the coding sequence ATGAGCACGGACGACCAGGCAGCGCCCTCCGACCAGTACGGCTGGGCGGACCCCCGCACCCGCTACCCGGACGTCTCACCGGAGCCGCAGACGCAGGCCGAGCCGGGCCTCCAGTCCGAGATGACGCCGGTGCCCGACCTCGGTGAGTCGACGTACCGGGGCACCGGCCGGCTCGCCGGCCGGAAGGCCCTCGTGACCGGTGGCGACTCCGGCATCGGCGCCGCCGTCGCGATCGCGTTCGCGCGCGAGGGCGCCGATGTCGCGATCGCGTACCTGCCCGAGGAGCAGTCCGACGCCGACCACGTGGTCGAGCAGATCGAGGCGGCCGGACGCACCGCGGTCGCCGTCCCCGGCGACCTCCGCGACCGCTCGTACGCGGGCGAACTCGTCGAGCGCGCCGTCGAGGGGCTCGGCGGGCTCGACGCGCTCGTCAGCGTCGCGGGCAAGCAGCGCTGGCAGCCGGACCTGCTCGACATCACCGACGAGCAGTTCGAGGCCACGTTCGACGTCAACGTCTTCGGCCTCTTCCGCCTCGTCAAGGCGGCACTCCCGCACCTGCAGCCCGGCTCGACGATCACCACGACCGCATCGATGGAGGCGTACAAGCCGGCTCCGGACCGGCTCGACTACGCGGCGTCGAAGGGTGCGATCAACAACTTCTCGAAGGGGTTGTCGCAGCTGCTCGTCGAGCGCGGCATCCGGGTGAACGTGGTCGCCCCCGGCCCGACGTGGACCGTGCTGCAGCCGAGCGGCGGGGTCGACCCGTCGACGCTGCCGGAGTTCGGGTCGAGCGAGTCGCCGATGGGGCGTGCCGCGCAGCCGGCCGAGCTGGCACCGGCGTACGTGTTCCTCGCGTCGCAGGAGTCGAGCTACGTCGCCGGCGAGACGCTCAACGTGAACGGCGGCATGGTCACGCCCTGA
- a CDS encoding Rho termination factor N-terminal domain-containing protein yields the protein MPNQLKKPDMYEELRKEGASKEKAARISNAAAARGTKAVGKKGGESGSYDDWTVADLRKRAKELGLTGYSSKRKSDLIDALRNH from the coding sequence ATGCCGAACCAGTTGAAGAAGCCGGACATGTACGAGGAGCTCCGCAAGGAGGGCGCCTCGAAGGAGAAGGCCGCGCGCATCAGCAACGCCGCTGCCGCCCGGGGCACGAAGGCCGTCGGGAAGAAGGGCGGTGAGTCCGGCTCCTACGACGACTGGACGGTCGCCGACCTGCGGAAGCGGGCGAAGGAGCTCGGACTCACCGGGTACTCGTCGAAGCGCAAGAGCGACCTGATCGACGCGCTGCGCAACCACTGA
- a CDS encoding response regulator transcription factor, whose protein sequence is MRRGNADGPAPLVLLAEDDPDVRETTQLLLLRRGWRVTPTADGVDALAAVDVEVPDVAVVDVAMPRMNGLDLTARLTALGIPVVLLTARSLPVDEVSGLAAGADDYVTKPFDADVLSARLHAVLRRARGVVSEAVTIGDVRIDLRARRVERNGVPVSLTSVEFRVLEALLRERGAVLSREQVVAMAWDSTWQDPRIVDTNVQRLRRKLGAEVVETVRGFGYRIEADRA, encoded by the coding sequence GTGAGACGCGGGAACGCCGACGGACCGGCCCCGCTCGTCCTGCTCGCCGAGGACGACCCCGACGTGCGCGAGACGACCCAGCTGCTCCTCCTGCGCCGAGGCTGGCGCGTGACCCCGACCGCGGACGGCGTCGACGCGCTCGCCGCCGTGGACGTCGAGGTGCCCGACGTCGCCGTCGTCGACGTCGCGATGCCGCGGATGAACGGCCTCGACCTCACAGCACGGTTGACGGCGCTCGGCATCCCCGTCGTGCTGCTCACGGCCCGGAGCCTCCCCGTCGACGAGGTCTCGGGACTCGCCGCCGGCGCCGACGACTACGTCACGAAGCCGTTCGACGCCGACGTCCTCTCGGCACGGCTCCACGCGGTGCTCCGCCGTGCGCGGGGGGTCGTGTCCGAGGCCGTCACGATCGGCGACGTCCGGATCGACCTGCGCGCCCGACGGGTCGAGCGGAACGGGGTGCCGGTGAGCCTCACGTCGGTGGAGTTCCGTGTCCTCGAGGCCCTGCTCCGCGAGCGTGGTGCGGTCCTCAGCCGGGAGCAGGTCGTCGCGATGGCGTGGGACAGTACCTGGCAGGACCCCCGCATCGTCGACACGAACGTGCAGCGGCTCCGGCGGAAGCTCGGCGCCGAGGTCGTCGAGACGGTCCGTGGGTTCGGCTACCGCATCGAGGCCGACCGCGCATGA
- a CDS encoding polyprenol monophosphomannose synthase, whose translation MDESLVIIPTYDEAENIRPIVGRTLAATDDTVHVLVVDDNSPDGTGDIADQLATETDRVHVLHRTVKDGLGGAYLAGFAWGLEHGYDKLVEMDADGSHHPEYLPWMLELADTNDLVLGSRWVRGGQVENWPWYREALSRGGNLYTRIALGIAVRDATGGFRVFTRSALERIELAGIASKGYCFQVDLCWRALEAGLRVVETPITFTERQHGVSKMSGNIVRESLTLVTKWGIDRRLREVRALVRDHRPLPSVRRNAHVA comes from the coding sequence ATGGACGAGTCACTGGTCATCATCCCGACGTACGACGAGGCGGAGAACATCCGTCCGATCGTGGGCCGTACCCTGGCCGCGACCGACGACACGGTGCACGTGCTGGTCGTGGACGACAACTCACCCGACGGCACCGGTGACATCGCGGACCAGCTCGCGACCGAGACCGACCGGGTGCACGTGCTGCACCGCACGGTGAAGGACGGCCTCGGCGGCGCCTACCTCGCTGGCTTCGCCTGGGGGCTGGAACACGGCTACGACAAGCTCGTCGAGATGGACGCCGACGGCTCCCACCACCCCGAGTACCTGCCCTGGATGCTGGAACTCGCCGACACCAACGACCTCGTCCTCGGCTCCCGCTGGGTCCGGGGCGGACAGGTCGAGAACTGGCCCTGGTACCGGGAAGCGCTCTCCCGCGGCGGGAACCTCTACACCCGGATCGCGTTGGGGATCGCGGTGCGGGACGCCACCGGCGGGTTCCGGGTCTTCACCCGCAGCGCGTTGGAGCGGATCGAGTTGGCCGGGATCGCGTCGAAGGGGTACTGCTTCCAGGTCGACCTGTGCTGGCGTGCCCTCGAGGCCGGCCTGCGGGTCGTGGAGACACCGATCACGTTCACCGAACGGCAGCACGGGGTGTCGAAGATGAGCGGCAACATCGTCCGCGAATCACTCACCCTGGTCACGAAGTGGGGCATCGACCGACGCCTCCGCGAAGTCCGGGCTCTCGTCCGCGACCACCGACCCCTGCCCTCCGTCCGACGGAACGCGCACGTGGCGTGA
- a CDS encoding DUF998 domain-containing protein, translated as MGKQQLAGWSWIAATIALLAQLLVAAAWPGRYSWADNTISDLGATTCGVFDAGTRVERTVCSPLHVVANAATVVNGLLLTVGAIAVTLARSRPLGVVGPVLLAVGGLLVVGVGVTPLDKAPAAHEAFALAQAPVQWTGMVVAALAARRTGMGTLAVVTLAATAVSVVGLGLFVSAVGGGAAAAVGVGLVERLAFDTLTIWGGVAGVLLLRRTVAVSA; from the coding sequence GTGGGGAAACAGCAGCTCGCCGGATGGTCCTGGATCGCCGCGACGATCGCGCTCCTCGCCCAGCTCCTGGTGGCGGCGGCGTGGCCCGGCCGGTACTCCTGGGCCGACAACACGATCAGCGACCTCGGCGCGACCACCTGCGGTGTGTTCGACGCCGGCACCAGGGTCGAACGCACCGTCTGCTCACCGCTGCACGTCGTCGCGAACGCGGCCACCGTGGTGAACGGTCTGCTGCTGACGGTCGGCGCGATCGCCGTGACGCTGGCCCGGTCCCGCCCGCTCGGGGTCGTCGGACCGGTGCTGCTCGCGGTCGGCGGTCTGCTCGTGGTCGGCGTCGGTGTCACGCCGCTCGACAAGGCACCGGCCGCGCACGAGGCGTTCGCGCTCGCACAGGCTCCCGTCCAGTGGACCGGGATGGTCGTGGCCGCTCTCGCCGCCCGGCGAACGGGCATGGGGACCCTGGCGGTCGTGACGCTCGCCGCGACGGCGGTGTCCGTGGTCGGCCTCGGCCTGTTCGTCAGCGCGGTCGGCGGGGGAGCCGCCGCCGCGGTGGGCGTCGGCCTCGTCGAGCGGTTGGCGTTCGACACGCTGACGATCTGGGGCGGCGTCGCCGGCGTGCTCCTGCTCCGCCGCACCGTTGCGGTCTCCGCCTGA